A window of the Gimesia sp. genome harbors these coding sequences:
- a CDS encoding HEAT repeat domain-containing protein — MASSITKTFDLLAQSRNSHAINALILALDVEDELIQEQAVFALLQQQSARGLVEVIRRYATHSPSVRKLLETHTKALDAAIRQCLLHGNRELQYCGLEFVRVNHDFRQIPALIDLFENKRLVNHQPDLATQTLRHLIGLLYEHFLDRSVDSAYSRSFLKNAKEIRREILGSLMKASEHLSEFDRPAEIMESLLILGNVDDAAIRKILWHSDPETRRLAEEVLHESKHVGVMQLICDFTGVSYPNTKALEALASREDPEFIAHLLRWLPEHPSELQQTNFRQIGKIVWLEADHQDFTKIPPVLQTSVIRLISLLDLDLPSKKQAQRWMLQYGTPAAKEAAISILRNPDRAEVAEMVLENLDSEDPVQQAWATCQLRAQHVPDAMNLLVEKIDSPIEEVREAARRELASFDVDFVLEHFEEFSPQVCPSVGKLLLKLDPRCLIDLSRAMAHPLKKRRIQAARCAQVLKLHGEVVPALQALTEDSDELVRRTSAEILGTLSTPEARQALLHLVGDENTRVREVAIKALRVPEKSQEVPADQSATEKGE, encoded by the coding sequence ATGGCCTCCTCAATTACCAAAACCTTTGACTTGTTGGCGCAGAGCAGAAATTCGCATGCGATCAACGCCTTGATCCTGGCACTCGACGTCGAAGACGAGTTGATCCAGGAACAGGCTGTCTTTGCGCTGCTCCAGCAGCAGAGTGCCCGCGGTCTGGTCGAAGTCATCCGGCGGTATGCCACCCACTCGCCCTCTGTCCGCAAGCTTTTGGAAACACATACCAAAGCCCTTGATGCCGCCATCCGTCAATGTCTGCTGCACGGCAACCGGGAACTGCAGTACTGTGGCCTGGAGTTCGTCCGCGTCAACCACGATTTCAGGCAGATCCCCGCGCTGATCGATCTGTTTGAAAACAAGCGGCTGGTCAATCATCAACCCGACCTGGCTACACAGACACTCCGCCACCTGATCGGTCTGTTGTACGAGCATTTTCTCGATCGCTCGGTCGACTCGGCTTACTCCCGCTCCTTCCTGAAGAATGCCAAAGAGATCCGCCGCGAGATCCTCGGTTCGCTGATGAAAGCCTCTGAACATCTCTCCGAGTTCGATCGGCCGGCAGAGATTATGGAAAGCCTGCTGATCCTCGGCAATGTCGATGACGCCGCCATTCGTAAGATTCTCTGGCACTCCGATCCGGAGACGCGACGGCTGGCAGAAGAAGTCCTCCACGAGAGTAAGCATGTCGGCGTGATGCAGCTTATCTGTGATTTCACTGGCGTAAGCTATCCCAACACGAAGGCTCTGGAAGCACTTGCGAGTCGCGAAGATCCCGAGTTCATCGCGCACCTGCTCCGCTGGCTGCCCGAACATCCCTCCGAACTGCAGCAGACCAACTTCCGGCAGATTGGCAAGATTGTCTGGCTCGAAGCCGATCACCAGGACTTCACTAAAATTCCCCCGGTATTACAGACCAGCGTCATTCGGTTGATCAGTCTGCTCGACCTGGATCTGCCGAGCAAGAAACAGGCACAGCGCTGGATGCTGCAGTATGGAACCCCCGCTGCCAAGGAAGCCGCGATTTCGATCCTCCGCAATCCCGACCGCGCTGAGGTTGCCGAAATGGTTCTGGAAAATCTCGATTCCGAAGATCCGGTGCAACAGGCCTGGGCGACCTGCCAGCTTCGCGCGCAGCACGTCCCGGATGCCATGAATCTGCTGGTCGAAAAAATCGACAGCCCCATCGAAGAAGTTCGGGAAGCCGCTCGCCGCGAGCTCGCAAGTTTCGACGTCGATTTCGTACTGGAGCACTTTGAAGAATTCAGTCCCCAGGTCTGTCCCTCTGTTGGTAAACTGTTGCTCAAACTCGATCCCCGTTGTCTGATCGATTTGAGTCGGGCCATGGCACATCCGTTGAAGAAACGCCGGATTCAGGCCGCCCGCTGTGCGCAGGTCTTAAAGTTACATGGAGAAGTGGTTCCCGCATTGCAAGCACTCACTGAAGATTCGGATGAACTGGTCCGCCGCACCAGCGCCGAGATCCTGGGCACGCTCTCCACCCCCGAAGCCCGACAGGCACTGCTCCACCTGGTCGGTGATGAGAACACACGCGTCCGCGAGGTCGCCATTAAAGCGCTGCGGGTTCCGGAAAAGTCTCAAGAAGTACCCGCTGACCAATCAGCAACCGAGAAGGGAGAGTAA
- a CDS encoding methyltransferase domain-containing protein, producing MTTSYTTLIISEDRTAAFENQLQNKINQGSLALLVALGYRTGLWKVMSLLEHATSSEIATEAGLKEAYVADWLTAMQGGGLVEYDPIFQTYRLPREHAEVLTGSAQYEESLRWLTLLGKLENELAESLRAGAPLTDETRERILQAQSAERTTSFTNQLFQQILPLIPGLIMQLCEGLDVLDLGCGDGRLLQELATAFPESRFVGYDPSAKLIAQARESAAAQGLENVAFIERELTAIHAINAFDLITVFDVTVAPQEREEMLQAVQTALRPDGTLLLRELACSHSRKENLQHPLSALLLSICSLRNLTGAERPSAVNERGRDALRESLEAAGLGKLEYRLLPEDVLHEYYIARPDVAAETELSAETAF from the coding sequence ATGACAACCAGCTATACCACACTGATCATTTCTGAAGATCGGACCGCCGCTTTTGAAAACCAGCTCCAGAACAAGATTAACCAGGGGAGCCTGGCTCTGCTGGTCGCGCTGGGGTATCGAACGGGACTGTGGAAAGTCATGAGTCTGCTGGAGCATGCCACAAGCAGTGAGATTGCAACGGAAGCTGGTCTCAAGGAAGCTTATGTCGCCGACTGGCTGACGGCCATGCAGGGAGGTGGGCTGGTGGAATACGATCCGATCTTTCAGACATACCGACTGCCGCGAGAGCATGCGGAAGTATTGACCGGCTCCGCTCAATACGAGGAGAGCCTGCGCTGGTTGACACTACTGGGGAAACTGGAGAACGAACTGGCAGAGAGTCTTCGCGCGGGAGCACCACTAACAGACGAAACTCGTGAACGGATCCTGCAGGCACAGAGCGCGGAGCGCACGACGTCGTTTACGAATCAATTGTTTCAGCAGATCCTGCCTTTGATTCCCGGGTTGATCATGCAACTCTGCGAGGGCCTGGACGTACTGGATCTGGGTTGTGGCGACGGGAGACTGTTACAGGAACTGGCAACCGCGTTTCCGGAGAGTCGGTTTGTGGGCTATGATCCGTCGGCCAAATTAATTGCACAGGCACGGGAAAGTGCCGCAGCACAGGGTCTGGAAAATGTCGCGTTCATCGAACGCGAGCTGACAGCCATTCATGCGATCAATGCCTTCGACCTGATCACTGTGTTTGATGTCACCGTGGCGCCGCAGGAACGGGAAGAGATGCTGCAAGCCGTCCAGACGGCACTCAGGCCTGATGGTACGTTGCTGTTGAGAGAACTGGCCTGTTCGCACAGCCGGAAAGAAAATCTGCAGCACCCGCTGTCGGCTTTGCTGTTATCCATCTGCAGTCTGCGGAATCTGACCGGAGCAGAACGTCCATCAGCGGTTAACGAACGCGGTAGAGACGCGTTGCGCGAGAGTCTGGAAGCAGCAGGGCTGGGGAAGCTGGAATACCGCCTGCTGCCCGAGGATGTACTGCACGAGTATTATATCGCGCGACCAGATGTGGCTGCGGAAACGGAGCTTAGCGCTGAAACAGCTTTTTAG
- a CDS encoding ABC transporter yields MKYQLVLQFTGTVIPDYDSLVDLESVLIEQIQEDGKATVDGHDFGSSQMNLFLTVDDPENVLNRIRGKIKHPLMERVRAGYRNVTDNTFRAIWPESLHEFSVKSIQA; encoded by the coding sequence ATGAAGTATCAACTCGTTCTGCAATTCACGGGAACTGTAATTCCTGACTATGATTCACTGGTAGACCTGGAGTCGGTGCTGATTGAACAAATTCAGGAAGATGGCAAAGCGACCGTGGACGGACACGATTTCGGCAGCTCGCAGATGAATCTGTTTCTGACCGTGGATGATCCGGAAAACGTCTTGAACCGCATCCGTGGAAAGATTAAACATCCGCTGATGGAACGCGTGCGTGCCGGCTATCGGAATGTGACTGATAATACATTTCGCGCCATCTGGCCGGAATCGCTGCATGAATTTTCTGTGAAGTCAATTCAGGCCTGA
- a CDS encoding fatty acid desaturase, translated as MNSQQTLVPPPETDPLVPENTSAEMPESGRYTTPDWANIGWVVAIHLGVLAAPFCFTWTGLFTCMFLGWLTGGIGICLGYHRLLTHGSFQTYPFMNRLIGLIGLLAGQGPPIQWVANHRKHHLHSDQPGDPHSPRDGRWWSHILWLVPFHSAEEIQATHQRFAPDLLKDPFMRLLQRTFLYWHLGLGALLYGIGYWAGGTELGLSLLVYGMFVRLFYVLHATWFVNSATHIWGYRNYETTDDSRNLWWVALLTYGEGWHNNHHKYQRMAKNGHKWWELDMTYGAILVLEKLGLAWKVVKTIPPNDKATAVKPPKFATQQQAVQAQVD; from the coding sequence ATGAATTCCCAGCAGACACTCGTGCCCCCTCCGGAAACGGATCCTCTTGTTCCTGAAAACACGTCTGCTGAGATGCCTGAGTCGGGCCGTTATACCACACCCGACTGGGCGAATATCGGCTGGGTCGTCGCCATTCATCTGGGCGTCCTCGCAGCACCGTTCTGTTTCACCTGGACCGGACTCTTTACCTGTATGTTCCTGGGCTGGCTCACCGGCGGCATCGGTATCTGTCTCGGCTATCATCGTCTGCTCACGCATGGCAGCTTTCAGACCTATCCGTTCATGAATCGACTGATAGGACTCATCGGCTTGCTGGCAGGGCAGGGGCCTCCAATCCAGTGGGTTGCCAATCATCGTAAACATCACCTGCACAGCGACCAGCCCGGCGATCCGCATTCGCCCCGCGATGGTCGCTGGTGGAGCCACATTCTCTGGCTCGTTCCTTTTCACAGTGCAGAGGAAATTCAGGCGACCCATCAGCGGTTCGCCCCCGATTTGCTGAAAGACCCGTTCATGCGTCTGCTGCAGCGAACCTTCCTGTACTGGCACCTGGGACTCGGCGCACTCCTCTACGGCATCGGCTACTGGGCCGGCGGTACAGAACTGGGCCTCAGCCTGCTCGTCTACGGCATGTTTGTGCGTCTGTTCTACGTCCTGCATGCAACCTGGTTCGTGAACTCCGCCACGCACATCTGGGGCTATCGCAACTATGAAACCACCGACGACAGCCGCAACCTCTGGTGGGTGGCTCTGCTGACCTACGGCGAAGGCTGGCACAACAATCACCACAAATACCAGCGGATGGCAAAGAACGGCCACAAATGGTGGGAACTCGACATGACCTACGGCGCAATACTCGTTCTCGAAAAACTGGGTCTCGCCTGGAAGGTCGTCAAAACCATTCCCCCCAACGACAAAGCAACTGCCGTCAAACCACCCAAATTCGCAACACAGCAACAGGCAGTCCAGGCACAAGTCGACTGA
- a CDS encoding thioesterase family protein, which translates to MSNSHEIEIRVRYNETDAMGFLHHGNYFTYFEMGRTELFRSQGGNYREMEEKGYLLVVAKIECKYRLPARYDDVLTLRTTLEKVTGAKLVHKYELFRDGQSVAVAHSVIACVDREGNIQRMPAAMEQLGTE; encoded by the coding sequence ATGTCTAACTCGCATGAGATCGAAATCCGGGTCCGTTATAACGAAACGGACGCCATGGGATTTCTGCATCATGGTAACTACTTCACGTACTTCGAAATGGGCCGCACCGAGCTCTTCCGTTCCCAGGGTGGTAACTACCGCGAGATGGAAGAGAAAGGCTACCTGCTGGTGGTGGCTAAGATCGAATGCAAATACCGGCTACCGGCCCGCTACGATGATGTGCTGACGCTGCGAACGACCCTGGAAAAAGTGACCGGGGCTAAACTGGTACACAAGTACGAGCTGTTTCGCGATGGTCAAAGCGTGGCGGTGGCCCATTCCGTGATTGCATGCGTGGACCGGGAAGGCAATATCCAGCGGATGCCCGCGGCGATGGAGCAGTTGGGGACGGAGTGA
- a CDS encoding class II glutamine amidotransferase produces the protein MSELYHECGIAAVYHLPNRDPSPLTPLGDPEKTSQLISRLLLDIQNRGQLAAGMTTFNPGRNQLIDTHKDVGTVTEVFQLNHQQTFNSLMKKYEGPAAIGHVRYATCGKDDRSYAQPFERHHIQKSKWFSFGFNGQLANYQELCKEILTESDFHLARETDTEILMHLISQELSKENPAELFDMLTTLSKRLDGAYNIVFLDALGNMFVSRDPVGLRPLCYAFDGSLFAAASESVALANMGFEAEQIKSLPPGCAIVIQDGELTIREYAKPTQKAHCFFEWIYFANVCSTLDDQSVYITRKRLGEELAEQETVPIDEDTIVVPVPDTAKAAADSMAYTLRVPCLEGLIRNRYIGRTFIEGANRKDKVRAKYTPLPEVLEGKRVLLVEDTIVRSTTMKALISQLKERGRAKEVHVRVACPPIIAPCFYGIDMSTINELFAPKFLNGGEMSPEVEEAMAEAIGADTLKYLPKASIARAVGLPGSSLCQACIDTTYPTESGRRLYQIAVENSLNDNGEEAHRTYDVTLSSSPVRS, from the coding sequence ATGTCGGAACTATACCACGAATGTGGAATTGCAGCCGTCTACCATCTTCCCAACCGAGATCCCAGTCCTCTGACTCCCCTGGGCGACCCTGAAAAGACATCGCAACTCATCTCCCGGTTACTGCTGGATATTCAGAATCGCGGCCAACTGGCTGCGGGAATGACCACGTTTAACCCGGGCCGGAATCAGTTGATCGATACTCACAAAGATGTGGGGACCGTCACCGAGGTATTCCAGCTGAATCATCAGCAGACCTTCAACAGCCTGATGAAGAAGTATGAGGGCCCCGCGGCGATTGGCCACGTGCGGTATGCGACCTGTGGGAAAGATGACCGCAGCTACGCACAGCCGTTCGAACGCCATCATATCCAGAAATCAAAATGGTTCAGTTTCGGCTTTAACGGTCAGCTGGCCAACTACCAGGAACTCTGCAAGGAAATCCTGACCGAGTCCGACTTCCATCTGGCCCGGGAAACCGATACCGAAATTCTGATGCACTTGATCTCGCAGGAACTTTCCAAAGAGAATCCCGCCGAGCTGTTCGACATGCTGACCACGCTCAGCAAACGTCTGGACGGTGCTTACAATATTGTCTTCCTGGATGCCCTGGGGAATATGTTCGTTTCCCGCGATCCGGTGGGACTGCGTCCGTTGTGCTATGCTTTTGATGGTTCGCTATTCGCAGCCGCGTCTGAAAGTGTGGCGTTGGCCAACATGGGCTTTGAAGCCGAGCAGATCAAGAGCCTGCCCCCCGGTTGTGCGATTGTGATTCAGGACGGCGAGCTGACAATTCGCGAATATGCGAAGCCAACACAGAAGGCACACTGTTTTTTCGAATGGATTTACTTCGCGAATGTCTGCAGTACCCTGGACGACCAGAGTGTGTACATCACCCGTAAACGTCTGGGCGAAGAACTGGCTGAGCAGGAAACTGTGCCCATCGATGAAGATACCATCGTCGTACCAGTGCCGGACACCGCGAAAGCAGCCGCCGACAGTATGGCGTATACCCTGCGAGTGCCCTGTCTGGAAGGCTTGATCCGTAACCGTTACATCGGGCGGACCTTTATTGAAGGGGCCAACCGTAAAGACAAAGTACGGGCGAAATACACGCCGCTGCCGGAAGTTCTGGAAGGGAAGCGGGTACTGCTGGTGGAAGACACGATCGTCCGTTCGACCACGATGAAGGCATTGATCAGCCAGCTGAAGGAACGGGGCCGGGCCAAGGAAGTACATGTCCGCGTGGCCTGTCCGCCGATCATAGCTCCCTGTTTTTACGGCATCGACATGTCGACGATCAACGAGCTGTTCGCCCCCAAATTCCTCAACGGTGGCGAAATGAGCCCCGAAGTGGAAGAAGCGATGGCCGAGGCGATTGGCGCTGATACACTGAAGTATCTGCCCAAGGCTTCGATCGCGCGTGCCGTAGGTTTGCCCGGCAGTTCTCTCTGCCAGGCCTGTATCGATACGACTTATCCGACCGAGTCGGGTCGTCGACTGTATCAGATCGCGGTAGAGAATTCGCTGAACGATAACGGCGAAGAAGCACACCGGACCTACGATGTCACCCTCTCCAGTAGTCCGGTTCGCTCCTGA
- the proB gene encoding glutamate 5-kinase: MSLTRREVIDSAETLVIKIGTNVLSCPDDTLDPARIETLAEQIHRVKTTGRKVVVVSSGAIGAGMGLLGLKERPRDLGHLQASAAVGQAHLIRRYDRYLRKHGYHAAQLLVTANDFKNRTRYLNVRNTIHTLFEYGAVPIVNENDTVSIQEIKFGDNDHLAAMVTSLVKKPLLVILSVVDGLYNGDPKSPESTRISSVQDWTPELLALATDDSSSRGTGGMKSKLQAVRSATAVGENVIIANGTQEGILDRILQGEDVGTLFHAQGASVSAWKRWIGYTIRPKGRFHLDEGATRAIREGGKSLLAIGIRSIDGTFESGEAVTLVSPSGEEFARGLTNYNSGDLAKIIMHRSDQIASILGSVPYSEVIHRDNLAVLENHPAV, encoded by the coding sequence GTGAGTCTAACCCGTCGCGAAGTCATCGACTCAGCGGAAACGCTGGTGATTAAAATTGGAACAAACGTTCTCTCCTGCCCGGACGATACACTCGACCCCGCACGGATCGAAACGCTGGCAGAACAGATTCACCGTGTCAAAACGACCGGACGCAAAGTCGTCGTCGTGTCCAGTGGTGCCATCGGTGCCGGCATGGGATTGCTGGGACTCAAAGAACGCCCCCGCGATCTGGGCCACCTGCAGGCCTCCGCCGCTGTCGGACAGGCACACCTCATCCGTCGCTATGACCGCTACTTACGCAAACACGGCTATCACGCCGCCCAGCTCCTGGTGACTGCCAACGATTTCAAAAACCGGACGCGCTATCTCAATGTACGTAACACCATCCATACGCTGTTTGAGTATGGTGCTGTCCCGATTGTGAATGAAAACGACACCGTCAGCATCCAGGAAATCAAGTTTGGCGATAACGATCACCTGGCCGCCATGGTCACCAGCCTGGTCAAAAAGCCGCTGCTGGTGATCCTGTCTGTCGTCGATGGTCTTTATAATGGCGATCCGAAATCTCCTGAAAGCACCCGCATCTCTTCGGTGCAGGACTGGACACCCGAATTACTCGCGCTGGCGACCGACGACAGCAGCTCGCGGGGAACCGGGGGCATGAAATCAAAACTGCAGGCCGTCCGCTCGGCGACTGCCGTCGGTGAGAATGTCATCATTGCCAACGGGACTCAGGAAGGGATTCTGGATCGCATTCTGCAGGGCGAGGATGTCGGTACTCTGTTTCACGCCCAGGGAGCCTCGGTCTCTGCCTGGAAACGCTGGATCGGCTATACCATCCGCCCCAAGGGACGCTTTCATCTTGATGAAGGTGCCACCCGCGCCATTCGTGAAGGGGGCAAGTCGCTCCTGGCGATCGGCATCCGCTCGATTGATGGCACCTTTGAGAGCGGCGAAGCAGTCACCCTCGTCAGTCCCAGTGGAGAGGAATTTGCCCGGGGTCTGACCAATTACAATTCCGGCGATCTGGCAAAAATCATTATGCACCGTTCCGATCAGATCGCTTCCATCCTGGGATCCGTTCCCTATTCGGAAGTGATTCACCGCGACAACCTGGCCGTCCTGGAAAATCATCCTGCAGTCTAG
- a CDS encoding alpha/beta hydrolase, translated as MPVFVTRVVLGIVFLGIVVCLIPDVEKKQEKEPARQLSSIPRSNIVPLPKDLKVVDDVVYHPGKKTRWRMNLVLPQQVETQPRPALVFVYAGGGSGGNNTTRHSRTGPLHYARKGYVCVSLYHRLSDETSFADCLEDLKCAIRWMRAHADKYQIDPERIGAFGNANGGSMVCLVGLMKQSQQVDSSAPWHDQSSELNAFCVTATPTDYLSWADGIEHLPRMIHLTWKNEDELKTEVAKISPITYVRGDAPPMLVMHGVLDPFVDVSQADQFVAALKSAGARDVTYYRSDEAGHAVFLRDQTQTFPMMEDFFARTLGYPKGYKVAQR; from the coding sequence ATGCCGGTTTTCGTAACACGTGTCGTTTTGGGAATCGTTTTTCTGGGAATCGTTGTCTGCCTGATCCCGGACGTGGAAAAAAAGCAGGAGAAAGAACCGGCGCGCCAGCTGAGTTCCATTCCCCGTTCGAATATTGTGCCCCTGCCCAAAGACTTAAAAGTCGTCGATGATGTTGTCTATCACCCCGGCAAAAAGACCCGCTGGCGGATGAACCTGGTTCTGCCTCAGCAGGTGGAAACTCAACCACGGCCGGCTCTGGTCTTCGTTTATGCCGGGGGTGGTTCGGGCGGAAACAACACGACTCGACACTCTCGAACAGGTCCCCTGCATTACGCCCGCAAAGGTTACGTCTGTGTCAGCCTTTATCATCGACTTTCGGATGAAACCTCATTTGCTGACTGCCTGGAAGATCTGAAGTGCGCCATTCGCTGGATGCGGGCACATGCGGATAAGTACCAGATTGACCCGGAACGAATTGGCGCCTTTGGAAATGCGAACGGTGGTTCCATGGTCTGCCTGGTCGGATTGATGAAACAGAGTCAGCAGGTTGATTCAAGTGCCCCCTGGCACGACCAGTCCAGCGAACTGAATGCATTCTGCGTGACCGCGACGCCGACAGACTACCTGAGCTGGGCAGATGGCATCGAGCATCTCCCGCGGATGATCCATTTGACATGGAAGAACGAAGACGAATTGAAAACGGAAGTCGCGAAAATTTCGCCGATTACTTACGTCCGTGGGGATGCCCCGCCGATGCTGGTGATGCATGGCGTACTGGATCCCTTCGTGGATGTAAGCCAGGCAGACCAGTTCGTGGCTGCGTTGAAATCTGCCGGTGCCCGGGATGTGACTTACTATCGTAGCGACGAAGCCGGTCACGCGGTCTTCTTAAGAGACCAGACCCAGACGTTCCCGATGATGGAAGACTTTTTTGCCCGGACCCTCGGCTATCCCAAGGGTTACAAAGTGGCCCAGAGATAA